Proteins co-encoded in one Leishmania panamensis strain MHOM/PA/94/PSC-1 chromosome 22 sequence genomic window:
- a CDS encoding hypothetical protein (TriTrypDB/GeneDB-style sysID: LpmP.22.1140) yields MSQLLSTYSLLQCVVSAAQFASGEISFYDTYAELTAADADGSRTSPLRVEYDVLEHFRIVRAQGVMRLTLPRGVVRQWAAQNSFETQLDEYEGVQTNVHDGNRSKADVFSIQMTDTKSVLLVQLSLEDMAAFLNSIAPLIAASRRTRSMSRISVTEPLPVYGVPLVDPAASMPTDAATSSRAMSTASANSQEEAAESNWASGKNNAAPVCDRRHYRHQRQRRGERDTAHCTPSRTDDNAGQKEGCRFAKHSDERRTTVAANNAAPRATDTAPELLGGDSGGSSIGATESETHGDAAQPLSGSPAASTGCEEDEGGSTRRTVRVADALAVTATAGATAQVDRRPSSPKHRQLQQATPSRFVNALESVAEELAELMEEADQPEHYRGCRGEPLHRRQPTAAAVVTAVQRAGQQQSSRCTQRRPLPIAALTAASSVCPSLKSTISETHVLRHPHRQQSPSASEAQAQCGVNGVHSAAAADGGTAVTNRRSAQWPMGMTTPVQGRCLARTFVRSGGGAHLCASELSSASTAELPPLATHGGCDGRAAPQEGRAMPSPASEERPVCIDKASTVDGAALCNVNGVRRAADGWTGSETQWAALRTGTVAHAFADTKDGCRDDACAAPVATPIQSSSRPSSVASSVKLGDMLALPGASRELGGPAKGVIASSQRLAQFRSGGAGAAPVKPSPPCAGSSSGAADVAAYLRELFPVEDTVPKATRKRCKAQTVTTAGAVGRLSVSQRRRRAPARRAVDLTASATGAVTRALVSTDIPSKTADGATTSQLPLKAVPSPPLAKMSSNISAAIATHAIANRRRRSLTVGAVGTAKRVKVDAAASVLPLDSSIDAARDKEKDTEATTGSSTTGHCAAACLTQPPQPKVCSAVSVPQRVAISVRDAGALGLVQAPLPLCGAAWDKKPGVAVAAKEEAAAAAAAALNDDAAKAVEGLIRGPSAEADSRKAPRDGVRHRRTQLLRAKLLVQEAAPPAGCADDPSRYHTEAAAAGHHGKTGDRVSISSSQATCPLLYCRESRKERSRRVLRYMNLISQSIAAVHEAHDALRGLLLLMMEEDQL; encoded by the coding sequence ATGTCGCAGTTGCTCTCCACGTACTCGCTCCTGCAGTGCGTCGTTTCTGCCGCGCAGTTCGCCTCTGGCGAGATTAGCTTCTACGATACCTACGCCgagctgacggcggcggatgCAGACGGCAGCAGAACGTCGCCACTGCGCGTGGAGTACGACGTGCTTGAGCATTTTCGCATTGTGCGTGCTCAGGGGGTGATGCGGCTGACACTGCCGCGCGGCGTTGTGCGACAATGGGCAGCGCAGAACTCGTTTGAGACTCAGCTGGACGAGTACGAGGGTGTGCAGACGAACGTGCACGACGGCAACCGTTCCAAGGCAGACGTCTTCTCGATTCAGATGACGGACACGAAGTCTGTGCTGCTTGTGCAGCTCAGTCTCGAGGACATGGCCGCTTTTTTGAACTCTATAGCGCCTCTCATTGCGGCCAGCCGGCGCACGAGGTCTATGTCACGCATCTCTGTGAcggagccgctgccggtgtaCGGGGTACCGTTGGTGGACCCCGCGGCAAGCATGCCAACAGATGCGGCGACCTCATCCCGAGCGATGTCAACCGCCTCAGCGAACTCTCAAGAGGAAGCCGCAGAGAGTAATTGGGCGAGCGGTAAGAATAATGCGGCACCAGTGTGCGACCGGCGACACTATCGAcaccagcggcagaggcgcggCGAGAGGGACACGGCTCACTGCACGCCATCTCGCACCGATGACAATGCTGGACAGAAAGAGGGATGCAGGTTTGCCAAGCACTCCGACGAGCGACGCACCACCGTAGCCGCCAACAATGCCGCACCTCGAGCAACAGACACAGCACCCGAGCTGTTGggtggcgacagcggtggtagTTCAATAGGGGCGACTGAGTCAGAGACGCACGGTGATGCTGCGCAACCCCTCTCCGGTAGTCCTGCGGCGTCAACGGGCTGCGAGGAAGATGAAGGGGGGTCCACGAGACGCACCGTTCGTGTGGCCGACGCGctcgctgtcaccgccaccgcaggaGCCACAGCGCAGGTCGATCGACGGCCTTCATCGCCGAAGCACCGGCAATTACAACAGGCGACCCCATCACGGTTCGTCAATGCACTGGAGAGCGTGGCAGAAGAACTGGCAGAAttgatggaggaggcagaccAGCCTGAGCACTATcgtggctgccgcggcgaacCTCTTCATCGCCGTCAACCGACCGCTGCGGCGGTCGTgacggcagtgcagcgcgcGGGTCAGCAGCAGTCGTCTCGAtgcacgcagcgccggcCGCTGCCCATCGCCGCCTTGACTGCGGCCTCTTCGGTGTGCCCATCATTGAAGTCCACCATATCAGAGACACATGTGCTAAGGCACCCGCATCGGCAGCAGAGCCCCTCTGCATCCGAAGCGCAGGCGCAGTGCGGGGTGAATGGTGTgcacagtgctgctgcggcagacggcggcactgcagtaACGAATCGGCGATCAGCTCAGTGGCCGATGGGTATGACAACTCCCGTGCAAGGGCGGTGCTTGGCTCGCACTTTTgtccgcagcggtggcggtgcgcaccTCTGCGCCTCCGAGCTCTCCTCCGCGTCTACTGCTGAGTTGCCACCACTTGCTACACATGGCGGATGCGATggccgcgcagcaccacaggAGGGTCGCGCTATGCCGTCACCGGCATCAGAAGAGAGGCCTGTCTGCATCGACAAAGCCTCCACCGTagatggtgctgctctctgcAACGTCAACGGGGTGAGGCGTGCCGCTGATGGCTGGACTGGGTCTGAGAcccagtgggcagcgctgcgtacTGGCACGGTCGCCCACGCCTTCGCGGATACTAAGGATGGATGTAGAGACGatgcctgcgccgcgccggTGGCCACGCCCATCCAGTCGTCCTCACGCCCCTCTAGCGTTGCATCGTCGGTCAAGCTTGGGGACATGTTGGCGCTGCCCGGCGCCTCTCGTGAGCTGGGTGGTCCTGCGAAGGGTGTCATCGCATCGTCGCAGCGCCTTGCGCAGTttcgcagcggcggtgcaggcgcGGCGCCTGTCAagccgtcgccaccgtgcgcaggcagcagcagcggcgccgctgacgtGGCAGCGTACCTGCGAGAGTTGTTTCCAGTAGAGGATACCGTGCCCAAGGCGACACGGAAGCGCTGCAAAGCGCAGACAGTCACCACCGCGGGTGCTGTGGGGCGACTCTCCGTATCTCAGCGGCGCAGACGTGCACCTGCTCGGAGAGCTGTCGATCTCACTGCCTCGGCCACGGGTGCTGTTACTCGTGCTCTGGTCTCCACCGACATACCTAGCAAGACCGCGGACGGCGCGACGACGTCTCAGCTGCCTTTAAAGGCTGTCCCATCGCCACCACTAGCGAAAATGAGTTCTAACATCAGTGCTGCGATAGCCACGCACGCGATCGCCAACAGGCGGCGTCGCTCTCTGACTGTGGGCGCAGTGGGGACGGCGAAGAGAGTTAAGGTagacgctgccgcttcggTGCTTCCCTTGGACAGCAGCATCGATGCGGCACGAGACAAGGAGAAAGACACGGAGGCCACAACGGGTAGTAGTACTACCGGACactgtgctgcagcgtgcctcacgcagccaccgcagccaaAGGTGTGCTCTGCCGTCTCGGTTCCACAACGTGTCGCCATCTCCGTCCGTGATGCAGGCGCGCTGGGGCTGGTCcaagcgccactgcctctgtgcggcgccgcctgGGATAAAAAGCCGGGCGTGGCTGTGGCCGCGAAGgaagaggctgctgctgctgctgctgcggcactgaATGACGATGCAGCCAAGGCGGTCGAGGGTCTCATTAGAGGTCCCAGCGCTGAGGCTGACAGTCGCAAagcaccacgcgatggggtACGCCACCGGcgcacacagctgctgcgggcaAAGCTTCTCgtgcaggaggcagcgccgccggctGGATGCGCCGATGACCCTTCGCGCTACCACaccgaagcagcggcagcgggccATCACGGCAAGACTGGCGACCGTGTCAgtatcagcagcagccaggcTACGTGCCCACTGCTCTACTGCCGTGAGTCCCGGAAGGAGCGCAGTCGGCGTGTGCTGCGTTATATGAACCTCATTTCGCAGAGCATCGCCGCTGTGCATGAGGCGCATGATGCGCTGCGCGGGCTGCTCCTTCTCATGATGGAGGAAGATCAGCTATAG
- a CDS encoding hypothetical protein (TriTrypDB/GeneDB-style sysID: LpmP.22.1150), producing the protein MEFTQCSYLGQHSADGRRFDGLGRYTFANGDVYLGGMKDGQFHGHGVVFFRSPPGGNDGSSGGSPMCTNPASPRPLPPTRGSRGSSDDVEDDALQGFLSPGLSSTMPAARAGESPMAMQDFAALVGSGGGGGGQYRGVWEHGRHMEGHYVFQDGLVYGSSGTADMSAYAQKKRRTLWTYCHGSDRRLWEEYLQNVAPVLPHEALLGGARLLHARKQAMREEGESHSEGPTESSDTTGEGLPMVLPRAFVHARTAPAFAKGQLTSVGDPRVARWVEAAAAAEEREAASRRELQQQQTASSPARSSRRPTDVRSDRGVGADSEASTELVESTIALQFAMAIPTEGLRADGRLDDAEVDEGDARDEVAEEDEATVAALVAAPIAPQPALNLTVCRVLDVEDVNRALVQIAAAP; encoded by the coding sequence ATGGAGTTTACCCAGTGCTCCTACCTCGGTCAACACAGCGCGGACGGCCGCCGCTTCGACGGCCTCGGTCGTTACACCTTCGCGAACGGCGACGTGTACCTCGGCGGCATGAAGGATGGGCAGTTTCACGGTCATGGCGTCGTCTTCTTCAGGAGTCCACCGGGGGGTAatgatggcagcagcggtggctcaCCCATGTGCACGAATCCTGCGtcacctcgtcctcttccgccCACCaggggcagcagaggcagcagcgatgatgtTGAGGATGATGCGTTACAGGGTTTCCTGAGCCCAGGTTTATCCTCTACCATGCCCGCTGCGCGTGCGGGCGAGAGCCCGATGGCGATGCAGGACTTCGCGGCCCTTgtaggcagcggcggtggtggcggcggccagtACCGAGGGGTGTGGGAGCATGGCCGGCATATGGAAGGTCACTACGTATTCCAGGATGGGCTCGTGTACGGTAGCAGTGGCACTGCGGATATGTCAGCCTACGCGCAGAAGAAGCGTCGCACGTTGTGGACTTactgccacggcagcgaccGCCGCCTGTGGGAGGAGTACCTGCAGAACgtggcgccggtgctgccgcatgAAGCGCTCCTGGGCGGGGCTCGGTTGCTGCACGCTCGCAAGCAGGCCAtgcgagaggagggcgagagcCACAGCGAGGGTCCCACCGAGAGCTCGGATACCACAGGGGAGGGCTTACCCAtggtgctgccgcgtgcCTTCGTGCATGCGCGTACGGCGCCGGCGTTTGCAAAGGGGCAACTCACGAGCGTTGGTGACCCTCGAGTCGCACGCTGGGTtgaggccgccgcggccgccgaggaaagggaggctgCCTCCCGCCGGgagctacagcagcagcaaactGCATCATCACCTGCCCGCTCCAGCCGCCGTCCCACTGACGTTAGAAGTGACAGAGGCGTTGGCGCAGACTCGGAAGCGTCGACTGAGCTAGTCGAGTCGACTATTGCCCTCCAGTTTGCGATGGCCATACCCACCGAGGGGCTGCGTGCGGATGGCCGCCTCGACGACGCGGAGGTTGATGAGGGCGACGCCAGGGATGAGGttgcagaggaggacgaggctaCCGTAGCGGCGTTGGTGGCAGCGCCCATCGCGCCACAGCCGGCGTTAAACCTGACAGTGTGCCGGGTTTTGGATGTAGAGGACGTGAACAGAGCGCTTGTGCAGATTGCGGCGGCACCGTGA
- a CDS encoding hypothetical protein (TriTrypDB/GeneDB-style sysID: LpmP.22.1160) yields MERWCTTHHIRELMDEFVVEFLRAEAASAPVESDPAVKGVADVATPVASFAAPPVPQVYGELYTRYGGQTYAYHAGELVGTSSRQPPTIAALRAFLKRKWDSKAAWQSAHPYIVLLVEGGAAARELREASASSSSLSLPLHPAEPPSALAPLSSTVRLTQEAAFSSIVAVAAQSVARSVGGIVQPLTPALLSEPDTVWLPRHRPLEQQQQQQQQLLQELARDIASRTGVPMVGTPSFAGGGTTAVVAAQSTSMAAHGSAAAQRTPVVFADERWPYTIADGLALEGLLGSPVAVFSVSIDERDRAEAGNTVENSSAVASDGTSSALLQRVPWRGSSAHAALLEYYAAKKKLTELTVPAGVCRAVAQAASPPHDVSLNAAARAAAGSLAEQIACHLH; encoded by the coding sequence ATGGAGCGTTGGTGTACCACACATCACATCCGAGAATTGATGGATGAGTTCGTGGTTGAGTTTCTTCGCGCCGAGGCGGCGTCGGCGCCAGTGGAATCGGACCCTGCTGTGAAAGGCGTTGCTGACGTCGCTACTCCAGTCGCTAGCttcgcggcgccgcctgtTCCACAGGTCTACGGTGAGCTTTACACGCGCTATGGTGGTCAAACCTACGCTTACCACGCGGGTGAGCTTGTCGGGACGTCGTCTCGCCAACCGCCGACCATCGCTGCTCTCCGCGCCTTTCTGAAGCGCAAGTGGGATTCGAAGGCGGCATGGCAGTCGGCGCACCCATACATCGTTCTGCTCGTCGAGGGTGGCGCAGCCGCGCGAGAGTTGCGTGAGGCGTCAGCCTCGTCCTCATCGCTttcactgccgctgcaccctGCCGAgccgccgtcggcgctggcgccCCTCTCATCCACAGTACGGTTGACGCAGGAGGCGGCCTTTTCTTCTATTGTGGCAGTAGCGGCGCAGTCGGTAGCTCGAAGTGTTGGCGGGATCGTGCAGCCTTTgacgcctgcgctgctgtccgAACCGGACACAGTGTGGCTTCCACGGCATCGaccgctggagcagcagcagcagcagcagcagcagcttctccaggAGCTCGCGCGGGACATAGCGAGCAGGACCGGAGTACCCATGGTGGGCACTCCATCGTTTGCAGGTGGTGGTACCActgctgtcgttgctgcgcAATCCACCTCGATGGCGGCGCATggatcagcagcagcgcaacgcaCGCCAGTTGTGTTTGCCGACGAGCGGTGGCCCTACACCATCGCAGATGGTCTGGCGCTGGAGGGCCTTCTGGGCTCTCCAGTCGCCGTGTTCTCCGTGTCGATAGACGAGAGGGACAGGGCAGAGGCGGGCAACACAGTCGAAAACAGTAGCGCTGTTGCCTCTGACGGAACCTCATCAGCGCTCTTGCAGCGCGTACCCTGGAGGGGCTCgagcgcgcacgcagcccTATTAGAGTACTACGCGGCCAAGAAGAAGCTGACAGAGCTGACGGTGCCGGCCGGTGTCTGTCGCGCTGTGGCAcaggcggcgtcgccgccgcacgaCGTCTCCTTGAATGCGGCGGCAAGGGCGGCTGCGGGGTCGCTGGCGGAGCAGATCGCATGCCATTTGCATTAG
- a CDS encoding ribonucleoside-diphosphate reductase small chain, putative (TriTrypDB/GeneDB-style sysID: LpmP.22.1170) encodes MAGELKAIAEGAAPAKRVRTEEAETGVERPSGEAARVSSPSTAEDLVIKPIATGAEVLLADKVAEGTNAEEEPLQQENPFRYVLFPIQYHDIWRKYKEQESCIWTVEEIDLGNDMKDWVALNDGERHFIKHVLAFFAGSDGIVVENLAQRFMSDVKVPEARAFYGFQLMMENIHSETYSVLLDTYITDSEEKLRLLHAIQTIPCIQKKAEWAVRWIGSSASFQERLIGFAAVEGIFFSGSFCALFWLKKRGLMPGLTFSNELISRDEGLHTDFACLLYNSHIKHKLPRERVLEIIVDAVNIEREFICDALPVRLIGMNAELMAQYIEFVADRLLVSLGEEKHYNATQPFDFMEMISLQGKTNFFEKKVGEYQKAGVMSAEGTSKKFSLSEDF; translated from the coding sequence ATGGCTGGCGAGTTGAAGGCGATTGCTGagggcgcagcgcctgcgaaGCGTGTGAGGactgaggaggcggagacggGGGTTGAGCGGCCATCTGGCGAGGCGGCCCGCGTGTCAAGCCCGTCGACAGCGGAGGATCTCGTCATAAAGCCAATCGCGACcggcgccgaggtgctgctggcggatAAGGTTGCCGAGGGGACgaacgcggaggaggagccgctgcagcaggagaaccCGTTCCGCTACGTTCTCTTCCCCATCCAGTACCACGATATCTGGCGCAAGTACAAGGAGCAGGAGAGCTGCATCTGGACGGTAGAGGAGATCGACCTGGGCAACGACATGAAGGACTGGGTGGCGCTGAACGACGGGGAACGGCACTTTATCAAGCACGTgcttgccttcttcgccggGAGCGACGGCATCGTCGTCGAGAATCTTGCCCAGCGTTTCATGAGCGACGTGAAGGTGCCGGAGGCGCGCGCGTTCTACGGATTCCAGCTGATGATGGAGAACATCCACTCAGAGACATACTCTGTGCTACTGGACACGTACATCAcagacagcgaggagaagctgcggctgctgcacgcgaTCCAGACGATCCCATGCATCCAGAAGAAGGCGGAGTGGGCCGTGCGGTGGATTGGGAGCAGCGCGAGCTTCCAGGAGCGGCTGATCGGCTTTGCCGCAGTGGAGGGCATCTTCTTTTCCGGATCCTTCTGCGCGCTGTTCTGGCTGAAGAAGCGCGGTCTGATGCCGGGATTGACGTTCAGCAACGAGCTCATCTCGCGCGACGAGGGCCTACACACGGACTTCGCGTGTCTGCTGTACAACTCGCACATCAAGCACAAACTGCCGCGCGAGCGCGTGCTGGAGATCATTGTGGATGCGGTGAACATCGAACGCGAGTTCATCTGTGACGCGCTTCCGGTGCGGCTGATTGGCATGAATGCTGAGCTGATGGCGCAGTACATTGAGTTCGTCGCGGACCGGCTGCTTGTGTCGCTGGGCGAGGAGAAGCACTACAACGCAACTCAGCCCTTTGACTTCATGGAGATGATCTCGCTGCAGGGCAAAACAAACTTCTTCGAGAAGAAGGTGGGCGAGTACCAGAAGGCTGGTGTGATGAGCGCGGAGGGGACGTCGAAGAAGTTCTCCCTCTCAGAGGACTTCTAG